One region of Acidovorax sp. T1 genomic DNA includes:
- a CDS encoding ATP phosphoribosyltransferase regulatory subunit, producing the protein MSAWVLPDHIADVLPSEARHIEELRRGLLDTARCYGYELVMPPLLEHLESLLTGTGEALGLQTFKLVDQLSGRSLGLRADTTPQVARIDAHLLNRKGVTRLCYCGPVVHTRPDRPHATREPLQFGAEIYGHAGLEADLEAALLALDCLRVANVQDASVDLADVRIVRSLLAGVAVDAPLLQAIHAALATKDSGELAFLARDFPVASREGLLALLQLYGDDSVLIEAEKALKRTAGVREVLLNLKWLASRLEGVRVSFDLADLRGYAYYSGARFAIYAPGASDALVRGGRYDEVGAVFGRNRPAAGFSLDIKQVVSVVSPRALKAAIRAPWGDSGDVHAAIAALRSRGETVVCVLPGHESEVDEFHCDRELISVSGQWVVQAIEATDN; encoded by the coding sequence ATGTCTGCTTGGGTCCTGCCGGATCACATTGCCGATGTCTTGCCGTCCGAAGCGCGGCACATCGAAGAATTGCGTCGCGGGCTGCTTGATACGGCCCGCTGCTATGGCTATGAGCTTGTCATGCCGCCGTTGCTGGAGCACCTGGAGTCATTGCTGACCGGAACCGGTGAGGCGCTTGGCCTGCAGACCTTCAAGTTGGTGGACCAGCTCTCTGGCCGTTCCTTGGGGCTGCGTGCCGACACTACACCCCAGGTGGCCCGCATTGATGCCCACCTGCTCAACCGCAAGGGTGTCACTCGCCTGTGTTATTGCGGCCCGGTGGTGCACACACGGCCTGATCGTCCCCATGCGACGCGTGAGCCCCTGCAGTTTGGTGCGGAAATTTATGGCCATGCCGGGCTGGAGGCAGACCTTGAGGCGGCATTGCTGGCCCTGGATTGCTTGCGCGTGGCGAATGTGCAAGACGCCAGCGTGGACCTTGCCGATGTGCGCATTGTTCGCAGCTTGCTCGCAGGCGTTGCCGTGGATGCCCCGTTGCTTCAGGCCATCCATGCAGCATTGGCAACCAAGGATTCCGGCGAACTGGCGTTTTTGGCCCGCGATTTTCCCGTGGCATCCCGTGAGGGGCTGCTTGCACTGTTGCAGCTCTATGGGGATGACAGTGTTCTGATTGAGGCAGAAAAAGCCCTCAAACGTACGGCTGGCGTGCGTGAGGTGCTCTTGAATTTGAAGTGGCTGGCGTCCCGTCTGGAAGGCGTGCGCGTCAGTTTTGACCTGGCTGATTTGCGGGGCTACGCCTATTACAGCGGAGCGCGTTTTGCCATCTATGCGCCCGGAGCCAGTGACGCATTGGTGCGTGGCGGTCGCTATGACGAAGTGGGCGCCGTGTTTGGTCGCAACCGACCTGCGGCAGGTTTCAGCCTTGATATCAAGCAGGTGGTCAGCGTGGTGTCGCCGCGTGCGCTCAAGGCCGCCATCCGTGCGCCCTGGGGCGACTCGGGTGATGTGCATGCTGCCATTGCAGCTTTGCGTAGCCGCGGCGAGACCGTGGTCTGTGTACTGCCGGGGCATGAAAGTGAAGTTGATGAGTTCCATTGCGACCGAGAACTGATATCAGTCTCCGGTCAGTGGGTCGTGCAAGCTATTGAAGCAACTGACAATTGA
- a CDS encoding adenylosuccinate synthase, which translates to MKVTKGRNVVVVGTQWGDEGKGKLVDWLTESAQGVVRFQGGHNAGHTLVINGVKTALHLIPSGIMRPGVKCYIGNGVVLSAAKLFEEIEGLEKAGVEVRSRLRISEACPLILPFHAALDVAREAAREQGGTEKIGTTGRGIGPAYEDKIARRALRVQDLKYPERFAAKLRELLALHNHVLTTFLGSAKFVFGDTLTPYLRDGEVQFDAVYTEAMRHAELLKPMMADVSRELNDAHQAGDNLLFEGAQGTLLDVDHGTYPYVTSSNCVAGNAAAGSGVGPGMLHYILGITKAYCTRVGGGPFPTELDWEKPGTPGYHMSTVGAEKGVTTGRSRRCGWFDAALLKRSAQVNGLSGLCITKLDVLDGLDELKLCTGYELDGDLIDLLPMGADDIARCQPIYETLPGWSDSTVGVTDYAKLPLAARQYLERIAEVTGVPIAMISTSPDRDHTILMRHPYVA; encoded by the coding sequence ATGAAAGTTACCAAAGGTCGCAATGTGGTCGTGGTCGGCACCCAGTGGGGTGACGAGGGCAAAGGCAAACTGGTGGACTGGTTGACGGAGAGCGCGCAGGGCGTGGTCCGCTTTCAGGGTGGTCACAACGCAGGGCACACGCTGGTGATCAATGGCGTGAAGACCGCGCTGCATCTGATCCCGAGTGGCATCATGCGACCGGGTGTCAAGTGCTACATCGGCAACGGCGTGGTGTTGTCTGCGGCCAAGCTTTTCGAGGAAATTGAAGGGCTTGAGAAGGCCGGCGTGGAAGTGCGTTCACGCCTGCGCATCAGCGAGGCGTGCCCGTTGATACTTCCATTCCATGCGGCGCTGGACGTGGCCCGGGAAGCAGCCCGTGAACAAGGTGGTACGGAAAAGATTGGCACTACCGGTAGAGGGATTGGTCCTGCTTACGAGGACAAGATTGCCCGCCGTGCCCTGCGGGTACAGGACCTCAAATACCCGGAGCGGTTTGCCGCGAAATTGCGCGAACTCCTTGCCTTGCACAATCACGTGCTGACAACCTTTTTGGGGTCTGCCAAATTCGTTTTTGGTGACACTCTTACGCCTTATCTCCGTGATGGCGAAGTGCAGTTCGATGCGGTCTACACCGAGGCCATGAGGCACGCCGAGCTGCTCAAGCCCATGATGGCGGATGTCTCGCGGGAGCTCAACGACGCACACCAGGCAGGTGACAACCTGCTGTTTGAAGGTGCGCAAGGCACCCTGCTGGATGTGGATCATGGCACCTACCCCTATGTCACTTCCAGCAATTGCGTCGCAGGCAACGCTGCTGCGGGTTCGGGCGTCGGCCCCGGCATGCTGCATTACATCCTTGGCATTACCAAGGCCTACTGCACGCGCGTGGGCGGCGGTCCCTTTCCTACTGAGCTGGATTGGGAAAAACCGGGAACGCCCGGCTATCACATGAGCACGGTGGGCGCCGAAAAGGGCGTGACGACGGGGCGCAGTCGACGCTGTGGATGGTTTGATGCTGCCTTGCTCAAGCGCAGCGCACAGGTCAATGGCTTGTCAGGGTTGTGTATTACGAAGCTGGATGTTCTCGATGGTCTGGATGAGTTGAAGCTGTGTACCGGGTACGAGCTCGACGGAGACTTGATTGATCTACTGCCAATGGGGGCCGATGACATTGCCCGTTGCCAGCCCATTTATGAAACGCTGCCAGGCTGGAGCGATTCCACCGTCGGCGTCACGGACTATGCCAAGCTGCCCCTGGCCGCTCGGCAATACCTGGAACGCATAGCCGAAGTCACAGGCGTGCCGATCGCCATGATTTCGACAAGTCCGGATCGCGATCACACCATCCTGATGCGCCATCCTTACGTGGCATAA
- a CDS encoding phosphoribosyltransferase, with protein MLTEDGKHLYVSYDEYHSLIEKLALKVHQSGWEFDTILCLARGGLRPGDILSRIFDKPLAIMSTSSYRAEAGTVQGHLDIARFITTPKGEIAGRVLLVDDLADSGHTLRAVIDMLKTSYAPISELRSAVIWTKGLSMFTPDYSVEFLPTNPWIHQPFEGYDSLGPDKLLEKWKV; from the coding sequence ATGTTGACGGAAGACGGCAAACACCTTTATGTGAGTTATGACGAGTACCACAGCCTTATCGAGAAGCTGGCGCTGAAGGTGCATCAGTCGGGATGGGAGTTCGACACCATTCTCTGCTTGGCCCGCGGAGGGCTGCGTCCAGGGGATATCCTGAGTCGTATCTTTGACAAGCCTTTGGCAATCATGTCAACGAGTTCCTATCGGGCAGAAGCCGGAACGGTGCAGGGGCACCTAGATATCGCGCGCTTCATCACAACGCCCAAAGGTGAAATCGCTGGGCGAGTGTTGTTGGTGGATGACCTGGCGGACTCCGGCCACACGTTGCGCGCGGTGATCGACATGTTGAAGACGAGCTACGCTCCTATTTCAGAATTGCGCAGCGCCGTGATCTGGACCAAGGGGTTGTCAATGTTCACGCCGGACTACTCGGTGGAGTTTTTGCCTACCAATCCGTGGATTCACCAGCCTTTCGAGGGGTATGACAGCCTGGGGCCCGACAAGTTGCTGGAGAAGTGGAAGGTTTGA
- the istB gene encoding IS21-like element helper ATPase IstB, protein MNMIEIERALRELRLSGIAETLSTRVMQAQAAQQPFLETFAAMLQDELDRRRSRLTERRFKRSGLDERPSLADFDWRFNPKLPRSACFELHTLKFIGEGANALIIGKPGTGKSHVAKAVAYQATLQGYDVRYLEADTEFARYALATTAERTELLKDWVAPDLLVLDDLFLARRISEHAAEVLQAIVHQRYKLRRAVLITSNRVVQDWGKYLGDATMASTILDRLMHRCAMLEFEGKSYRLKEAAARIAITPESS, encoded by the coding sequence ATGAACATGATCGAGATCGAACGCGCGCTGCGCGAGCTGCGCCTGTCCGGCATCGCCGAGACCCTGTCCACCCGCGTGATGCAGGCCCAGGCCGCCCAGCAGCCTTTCCTGGAGACCTTCGCCGCCATGCTGCAAGACGAGCTGGACCGCCGGCGCTCTCGCCTGACCGAGCGCCGCTTCAAGCGCTCGGGTCTGGATGAGCGCCCCTCGCTGGCTGACTTCGACTGGCGTTTCAACCCGAAGCTGCCGCGCAGCGCCTGCTTCGAGTTGCACACCCTGAAGTTCATCGGCGAGGGGGCCAACGCGCTGATCATCGGCAAGCCGGGCACCGGCAAGAGCCATGTGGCCAAGGCCGTGGCCTACCAGGCCACGCTGCAGGGCTATGACGTGCGTTACCTGGAAGCCGACACCGAGTTCGCCCGTTACGCGCTGGCCACTACGGCAGAGCGCACCGAGCTGCTCAAGGACTGGGTCGCGCCGGACCTGCTCGTCCTCGATGACCTGTTCCTGGCCAGACGCATCAGCGAGCATGCCGCTGAAGTCCTACAGGCCATCGTGCACCAGCGCTACAAGCTGCGCCGCGCTGTTCTCATCACGTCCAACCGCGTGGTGCAGGACTGGGGCAAATACCTCGGCGACGCCACCATGGCCAGCACCATCCTGGATCGCCTCATGCACCGCTGCGCGATGCTGGAGTTCGAGGGCAAGAGCTACCGCCTCAAGGAGGCCGCTGCACGCATCGCCATCACACCCGAGTCGTCATAA
- the istA gene encoding IS21 family transposase: MNVLKSNQRATIETLLERNTSQREIARITGIDRKTVRSYHQRWLEQLQSNSPGVATGSAGQIPPPWPPAPGPVATSLCEPWREFIEAQLRLKRNATAIYQDLVDQHGFDGQYNSVKRFCAKLRHKEPEQFDRLSFLPGEEMQVDYGEGAPTRVPGSDRYRKPRLFVATLRYSRASFRCVVWKSSQQIWAELHERALRYFGGCPQYVVLDNLKEGVLKPDLYEPDLNPVYAAALAHYGVVADPARVRDPNRKGTVEHAIGHTQATALKGRRFESIEAQNEFLAHWEKSWASKRIHGTERRQVQAMFEEERSHLKPLPVLGMQYFDEAVRTVCDDSCVRVDHSSYAARPANIGSKVLVRIYAQRIEIRDMHTRALLRTHAKAERPGTVILPMEERVFNPSRETRLILRQAGEIGEHASRLCELLFAIEGRVGQRKLWGIVGLMRRYPAHCINAACAQALEQGVYSYKRVLALTEALFAQAMAAIEATCGEAPAAGAHALTQQHELIRDAEEYSDLFALAAATANTTTPPPPPPPTNNTTNAPGVQP; this comes from the coding sequence GTGAATGTCTTGAAGTCCAACCAACGCGCCACCATAGAGACACTGCTGGAGCGCAACACATCGCAACGCGAGATCGCCCGCATCACGGGCATCGACCGCAAGACGGTCAGGAGCTACCACCAGCGCTGGCTGGAGCAACTGCAGTCAAATTCCCCCGGGGTGGCCACCGGCTCGGCAGGTCAAATTCCCCCACCCTGGCCACCGGCTCCTGGGCCGGTGGCCACCTCCCTGTGCGAACCCTGGCGCGAGTTCATCGAAGCCCAGCTGCGGCTGAAGCGAAACGCCACGGCCATCTACCAGGACCTGGTCGACCAGCACGGCTTTGATGGCCAGTACAACTCGGTCAAACGCTTCTGTGCAAAGTTGCGGCACAAGGAGCCCGAGCAGTTCGATCGCCTGTCCTTCCTGCCCGGCGAGGAGATGCAGGTGGACTACGGCGAGGGCGCGCCCACCCGCGTGCCCGGCAGCGACCGGTACCGCAAGCCCCGCCTGTTCGTGGCCACCTTGCGGTATTCCCGTGCCAGTTTCCGGTGCGTGGTCTGGAAGTCCAGCCAGCAGATCTGGGCCGAGCTGCACGAGCGGGCCCTGCGGTACTTCGGGGGCTGCCCCCAGTACGTGGTGCTGGACAATCTGAAGGAAGGCGTCCTCAAGCCCGACCTGTACGAGCCCGATCTCAACCCGGTGTACGCCGCCGCCCTGGCGCACTACGGCGTGGTGGCCGACCCGGCGCGGGTGCGAGACCCCAACCGCAAGGGCACGGTGGAGCATGCCATCGGCCATACCCAGGCCACGGCCTTGAAGGGCCGGCGCTTTGAGTCCATCGAGGCCCAGAACGAGTTCCTGGCGCACTGGGAGAAGAGCTGGGCATCCAAGCGCATCCACGGCACCGAGCGACGCCAGGTGCAGGCCATGTTCGAGGAAGAGCGCAGCCACCTCAAACCCCTGCCAGTGCTGGGAATGCAGTATTTCGACGAGGCGGTGCGCACCGTCTGCGACGACAGCTGTGTGCGGGTGGATCACAGCAGCTACGCCGCTCGCCCGGCGAACATCGGCTCCAAGGTGTTGGTGCGCATCTACGCCCAGCGCATCGAGATTCGTGACATGCACACCCGTGCCTTGCTGCGCACCCACGCCAAGGCCGAGCGTCCCGGCACGGTGATTCTGCCCATGGAGGAGCGGGTGTTCAATCCGTCTCGCGAGACCCGCCTGATCCTGCGTCAGGCCGGCGAGATTGGTGAGCACGCCAGCCGGCTGTGTGAGCTGCTCTTTGCCATCGAGGGTCGTGTCGGGCAGCGCAAGCTCTGGGGCATTGTGGGACTCATGCGCCGTTACCCGGCGCACTGCATCAATGCCGCCTGCGCCCAGGCCCTGGAGCAAGGGGTCTACAGCTACAAGCGCGTGCTGGCGCTGACCGAAGCCCTCTTTGCCCAGGCGATGGCGGCCATCGAGGCTACCTGCGGCGAAGCACCCGCCGCCGGTGCCCACGCGCTGACGCAGCAGCATGAGCTCATCCGAGACGCTGAGGAGTACAGCGATCTCTTCGCGCTCGCCGCCGCCACGGCAAACACCACCACACCACCACCACCACCACCACCAACCAACAACACCACCAACGCACCGGGAGTTCAGCCATGA
- a CDS encoding 16S rRNA pseudouridine(516) synthase, whose amino-acid sequence MQLQDILYSQGFGTRRVCAGLVQHGWVETASLDPDAPFSLCTDAVLDFDTDDLRLRVQGVEWPYHAKAYVMLHKPSGTECSQKPSTYPSIYTLLPAPLRQRPCKSAIQGVQAVGRLDQDTTGLLLLSDDGQFIHRMSSPKKHVPKVYRVTTKHPVDDQQIGKLLAGVVLDDDPKPVRASACTPLDSHHLDLTLTEGKYHQVKRMLAAVGNRVEALHRSRIGTLDLPSDLAAGQWKWLSAADLLRLNPVS is encoded by the coding sequence ATGCAACTTCAAGATATTCTGTATTCTCAAGGGTTTGGTACCCGCCGTGTCTGCGCGGGACTTGTGCAGCATGGGTGGGTCGAGACGGCCAGCCTCGACCCAGACGCTCCCTTCAGTCTGTGTACTGATGCAGTGCTGGATTTCGATACCGATGATCTGCGTTTGCGGGTGCAAGGGGTGGAGTGGCCGTACCACGCCAAAGCGTACGTGATGCTGCACAAGCCTTCTGGGACAGAATGCTCGCAGAAGCCATCAACTTACCCCAGTATCTACACCTTGCTACCCGCTCCGCTGCGGCAGAGACCGTGCAAGAGTGCCATTCAAGGCGTGCAGGCTGTAGGCCGTCTTGATCAGGACACAACGGGTCTTTTGTTGCTCAGCGACGATGGGCAATTCATCCATCGCATGAGTTCGCCAAAGAAGCATGTACCCAAGGTGTACCGGGTAACCACCAAACATCCGGTGGATGACCAGCAAATCGGCAAGTTGCTGGCAGGTGTTGTGCTCGATGATGATCCCAAGCCCGTGCGCGCGTCCGCTTGCACGCCGCTGGATAGCCATCATCTGGACCTGACCCTGACGGAAGGCAAATACCACCAGGTCAAGCGCATGCTGGCGGCTGTGGGCAATCGGGTGGAGGCGTTGCATCGCTCGCGCATCGGCACGCTGGATCTTCCTTCAGATCTGGCAGCCGGGCAGTGGAAATGGTTGTCTGCTGCGGATCTGCTCAGGCTGAATCCTGTTTCGTGA
- a CDS encoding YncE family protein, with protein sequence MLAGFALSVANAATSAPPPVFVLNSLEANVSVIDPVTWTETVRIPTGKEPHHLYLTPDEKSLVVANALGDTLTFVDPRTAQVQRTVRGIVDPYHLRFTPDMKWLITAANRLNHVDFYRWDGNEPVLVKRVATSRTPSHMWIDSRSTTVYVSMQDSDELVAMDIATQTIKWRTKTGAMPADVYGSGDDRRLFVGLTGSDGVEVFDISGREPRSIKKITTGNGAHAFRAAGDGRHLYVSNRVANSISKIDMGTQEVVATYPVPGGPDCMDVSADGRWIYVSSRWARKLSVVDTQAGKVVRQVAVGKSPHGVWTLQHAPR encoded by the coding sequence CTGTTGGCTGGGTTCGCGTTGTCCGTTGCCAATGCGGCAACGTCTGCGCCGCCTCCTGTTTTTGTCTTGAATTCGCTGGAGGCGAATGTCAGCGTGATTGATCCCGTCACCTGGACCGAAACTGTGCGCATCCCCACGGGCAAGGAGCCGCACCATCTGTACCTGACGCCGGATGAAAAGTCACTGGTTGTGGCCAATGCGCTGGGCGACACGCTGACCTTTGTGGACCCGCGAACCGCGCAGGTGCAGCGGACTGTACGCGGCATTGTCGATCCCTACCATCTGCGCTTCACCCCTGACATGAAGTGGCTCATCACCGCGGCCAACCGGCTGAACCATGTGGACTTTTACCGCTGGGACGGGAACGAGCCCGTGTTGGTGAAGCGCGTAGCCACGTCGCGCACACCCAGCCACATGTGGATAGACAGCCGCAGCACCACGGTCTATGTGTCGATGCAGGACAGCGATGAACTTGTTGCCATGGACATCGCCACGCAGACCATCAAATGGCGCACCAAGACGGGCGCCATGCCGGCGGACGTGTATGGCAGTGGCGATGATCGGCGGCTTTTTGTCGGGCTGACGGGCAGCGATGGGGTGGAGGTGTTTGATATTTCCGGACGAGAGCCGCGCAGTATCAAGAAAATCACCACAGGCAACGGCGCGCATGCCTTCCGGGCTGCGGGAGACGGCCGCCATCTTTATGTCAGCAACCGGGTTGCCAACTCGATCAGCAAAATTGACATGGGAACCCAAGAGGTCGTGGCCACCTATCCCGTACCGGGAGGGCCCGATTGCATGGACGTGTCGGCCGATGGCCGCTGGATTTACGTGAGCTCACGCTGGGCACGCAAGCTTTCGGTGGTGGATACCCAGGCCGGCAAGGTGGTGCGGCAAGTCGCGGTAGGTAAATCGCCCCATGGCGTATGGACGTTGCAGCACGCACCCCGGTGA
- a CDS encoding polysaccharide deacetylase family protein, which translates to MREAILRCLGRAVSASFLIAACALPISASAQNDCKKPLYLTFDTGHMEVAPLIAEVLQRHQVQATFFAAQEPTKQGDGSLGAHWAAWWRARGAEGHAFASHTWNHVYWRADLGGAAAPAFRVRPSAGPRQGQEFTMGAPEYCQELARAADRLQALTGQKPLPLFRAPGGKTSPQLIASAKACGYTHVGWAPAGFLGDELPSEKFSNDALLRKALQGIRSGDILMAHLGIWSRKDAWAPAVLEPLIVGLKAKGFCFRTLREHPEYAVAQVR; encoded by the coding sequence ATGCGCGAAGCGATTCTGCGGTGCTTGGGGCGGGCTGTAAGCGCTTCGTTTTTGATAGCTGCTTGCGCTTTACCTATAAGCGCTAGTGCTCAAAATGACTGTAAAAAGCCGCTCTACCTCACTTTTGACACCGGCCACATGGAGGTGGCTCCGCTGATCGCGGAGGTGCTGCAACGCCACCAGGTCCAGGCGACCTTTTTTGCCGCGCAAGAACCGACCAAGCAGGGCGATGGCAGCCTGGGCGCGCACTGGGCGGCGTGGTGGCGCGCCCGCGGTGCGGAAGGCCATGCCTTTGCCTCTCACACCTGGAACCATGTTTACTGGCGCGCGGACCTCGGTGGTGCGGCCGCACCGGCGTTTCGCGTGCGGCCCTCGGCCGGTCCGCGACAGGGGCAGGAATTCACGATGGGCGCACCGGAATATTGCCAAGAACTGGCCCGTGCTGCGGATCGATTGCAGGCCCTTACAGGCCAGAAGCCCCTGCCCCTGTTCCGGGCGCCCGGCGGCAAGACATCGCCCCAGCTGATTGCCAGCGCCAAGGCGTGCGGCTACACCCATGTGGGCTGGGCGCCGGCGGGGTTTCTGGGGGATGAGCTGCCCAGTGAAAAATTCAGCAACGACGCGCTGCTGCGCAAAGCGCTGCAAGGCATACGCAGTGGCGACATCCTGATGGCGCATCTGGGCATCTGGTCGCGCAAGGATGCCTGGGCTCCTGCCGTGCTGGAGCCGCTGATCGTGGGGCTGAAGGCAAAAGGGTTCTGTTTTCGCACATTGCGCGAGCACCCGGAGTACGCGGTGGCGCAGGTGCGTTGA